One window from the genome of Mumia sp. ZJ1417 encodes:
- a CDS encoding sensor histidine kinase, protein MVTVWRSLWHESRPADAPPVGRLDWLLVGVFAAAALVEGIVRPGLAWRPLVTVLALALVPALLWRRRRPLMTALVGWGVAGLLSALQLTAHAGDLGLYSMMAVLILLYSLVRWGSGREIVLGTAFVTVVVALGVYASSAGWADVFGGGVLLLLVVALAAVFRYRADLWHRQQREIRNQERVALARDLHDIVAHHVSAIAVQAQAGGVVAGTQPEKAAEVLAAIESEASQTLVEMRSMVRVLREEEAVAYSPQPGVADLPALARADATPTVEVSLDGSLTRLARPVDAALYRLAQESLTNAVRHAPSATRVGIDVRREGDTVRLRVSDDGQTEPGPAPEPGYGLLGMAERAQLLGGSFAAGPGSEGGWVVEAVLPVEAQA, encoded by the coding sequence GTGGTCACTGTCTGGCGCTCCCTCTGGCATGAGTCGCGGCCTGCTGACGCCCCACCCGTCGGTCGTCTCGACTGGCTGCTGGTGGGCGTGTTCGCGGCCGCCGCCTTGGTCGAGGGCATCGTTCGGCCGGGCTTGGCCTGGCGACCCCTTGTGACCGTGCTCGCCCTGGCGCTGGTGCCTGCCCTGCTCTGGCGGCGGAGACGCCCCCTGATGACCGCCCTGGTCGGGTGGGGCGTCGCCGGGCTGCTCTCGGCCCTCCAACTGACTGCGCACGCCGGGGATCTCGGCCTCTACTCCATGATGGCCGTCCTGATCCTGCTCTACTCCCTGGTGCGGTGGGGCTCGGGACGGGAGATTGTCTTGGGGACGGCGTTCGTGACCGTCGTCGTCGCGCTGGGGGTGTACGCCTCCTCCGCGGGCTGGGCCGACGTTTTCGGCGGAGGCGTCCTTTTGCTGTTGGTCGTCGCCCTCGCGGCGGTGTTCCGCTATCGCGCGGACCTCTGGCATCGCCAACAGCGCGAGATCCGCAACCAGGAGCGGGTGGCGCTGGCGCGCGATCTGCACGACATCGTGGCCCACCACGTCTCGGCCATCGCGGTGCAGGCGCAGGCCGGTGGCGTGGTCGCCGGCACCCAGCCTGAGAAGGCCGCCGAGGTCCTTGCCGCGATCGAGTCTGAAGCGTCGCAAACCCTCGTGGAGATGAGATCGATGGTGCGGGTGCTGCGTGAGGAGGAAGCCGTCGCCTACTCACCGCAGCCGGGTGTCGCGGACCTGCCTGCTCTGGCGCGCGCCGACGCGACGCCCACCGTCGAGGTCTCGCTGGACGGTTCGTTGACCCGACTGGCACGACCCGTGGACGCCGCGCTCTACCGGCTTGCGCAGGAGTCGCTGACCAACGCCGTACGGCACGCCCCGAGCGCGACCCGCGTCGGGATCGACGTACGCCGGGAGGGCGACACCGTCAGGCTGCGTGTCAGCGACGATGGGCAGACCGAGCCGGGGCCAGCCCCGGAGCCTGGGTACGGCCTGCTGGGCATGGCCGAACGCGCCCAGCTCCTCGGCGGATCCTTCGCCGCCGGGCCGGGATCCGAGGGTGGCTGGGTCGTCGAGGCCGTACTGCCGGTGGAGGCGCAGGCATGA
- a CDS encoding response regulator transcription factor — protein sequence MSIRVVVADDQDLVRTGLVMILDAQPDLEVVGEAADGLVALDLATRLRPDVLLVDIRMPGLDGVEVTRRVAGPDVTDPMAVVVITTFDLDEYVLGALRAGARGFLLKDAGPELLVQAIHAAANGDALIAPNVTRRLLATFADQAPVVPVQPIDPLTEREEEVLALVARGWTNAEIATELFVGLSTVKTHVASLMTKLGARNRVEIAMWAYDARRVRAD from the coding sequence ATGAGCATCCGTGTCGTCGTAGCCGACGACCAGGACCTGGTCCGGACCGGGCTGGTGATGATCCTCGACGCGCAACCCGACCTCGAGGTCGTGGGGGAGGCAGCAGACGGGCTCGTAGCGCTCGACCTGGCGACCCGGCTGCGTCCCGATGTCCTCCTCGTCGACATCCGGATGCCCGGGCTCGACGGCGTCGAGGTGACGCGGCGCGTGGCCGGGCCAGACGTGACGGACCCGATGGCGGTCGTCGTGATCACCACCTTCGACCTCGATGAGTACGTCCTCGGCGCCCTACGCGCCGGCGCCCGCGGCTTCCTGCTCAAAGACGCCGGGCCCGAGCTCCTCGTACAGGCCATCCACGCGGCGGCCAACGGGGACGCGCTGATCGCCCCCAACGTCACCCGCCGGCTGCTGGCGACCTTCGCCGACCAGGCGCCAGTCGTGCCGGTCCAGCCCATCGACCCGCTCACCGAGCGCGAGGAGGAGGTGCTCGCGCTGGTGGCACGGGGCTGGACCAACGCCGAGATCGCCACTGAGCTCTTCGTCGGCCTGAGCACAGTCAAGACCCACGTCGCCTCGTTGATGACCAAGCTCGGCGCCCGCAACCGGGTCGAGATCGCGATGTGGGCATACGACGCCAGACGCGTGAGAGCCGATTAG
- a CDS encoding FtsX-like permease family protein, which translates to MRVRYASSSLRQRKGAFAGTFAALLCAAALVCACGMLMDTGLRSTAKPQRYAGAPVIVAGDPASHFLKDLDKDKRKTKPNTSRRWIPAALADVVRDVPGVERVVVERAAPVVLPDGERVDGYGWESAALLLDPSESDAAPAARDEVVTDRAPVGERVRLVTSAGAATYAVVGSAPGLYFAETEAERLADAAGRSGQVSAIAVWPESAASAVEKAVRRSESTSGSSRPTTVGPYEPVESAVVATGDERGAVEFPTAASARAKLVSMGGALGGTSLIVAILAVAGTLALAVRQRERELAVLRAVGATPRQLRRLVGRETLLVATAAAVPGALLGLLLGRFLYGRFVALGAVPETVPLVVGPFPVLAAVAATVSAAWVAAWFSSRRISGLRPVAALGEASDEKRSRGRLRAIVGLVFAAGGVVLALVLTKVSTDAAAGPLAPLTALMGAAAVTLLAPLIARVGLALMTLPMRPLRGSVGLAGMNLRAASGRTAGILGPLTLMGALAGTLLFAQTTLQGAAEQEVREGTVADRVIGPAVPDDAARALRETPGVAAVTEVLRTRVRAVNTPFTVQGVTTDGLSDTLDLTVTAGSLDDLVEDTVAASEGTGLAVGDDLSVAMADGYPVTLKVVALYERGLGFGELTMAHALVAQHVDDPLGVALVSAPGVPDTQLQQAVAPYGLTLGAAVDTPDTTNDSTVNYIALAAIVGFAAISLVNSVAMTVTGRSRDLELLRLAGGTRRQVLRTLRWETLAAVMLAIVLAFAIAATTVTAYAAGMTGTPTPYVPPALAVAVAGSIAVLALIATSLPARALLRPPPGR; encoded by the coding sequence GTGAGGGTCAGGTATGCATCGAGCTCGCTGCGGCAGCGGAAGGGGGCCTTCGCCGGCACCTTCGCCGCTCTGCTGTGCGCGGCAGCGCTGGTGTGCGCGTGCGGGATGCTGATGGACACCGGGTTGCGGTCGACGGCGAAGCCGCAGCGGTACGCCGGTGCGCCGGTCATTGTCGCAGGCGACCCGGCGTCACACTTCCTGAAGGACCTCGACAAGGACAAGCGCAAGACCAAGCCCAACACGAGCCGCCGTTGGATCCCGGCCGCGCTCGCCGACGTGGTCCGCGACGTCCCCGGGGTCGAGCGGGTCGTCGTGGAGCGGGCGGCGCCGGTCGTGCTGCCCGACGGCGAGCGGGTCGACGGGTACGGCTGGGAGTCGGCGGCGCTGCTGCTCGACCCCTCGGAGTCGGATGCCGCTCCGGCGGCACGGGATGAGGTCGTCACCGACCGTGCACCGGTAGGGGAGCGTGTCCGGCTGGTCACCTCGGCAGGGGCGGCGACGTACGCGGTGGTCGGATCCGCGCCCGGGCTGTACTTCGCCGAGACGGAGGCCGAGCGCCTCGCTGACGCGGCAGGTCGGTCTGGCCAGGTGTCGGCGATCGCCGTGTGGCCCGAGTCGGCCGCGTCCGCCGTGGAGAAGGCCGTACGGCGCAGCGAGTCGACCAGCGGGTCGAGCAGGCCGACGACGGTCGGTCCGTACGAGCCGGTGGAGAGCGCAGTCGTCGCGACGGGCGACGAACGGGGAGCGGTCGAGTTCCCGACGGCAGCGTCGGCGCGCGCCAAGCTGGTCAGCATGGGCGGCGCCCTCGGCGGTACGTCGTTGATCGTCGCGATCCTTGCCGTGGCCGGCACCCTCGCGCTGGCGGTCCGTCAGCGTGAACGCGAGCTGGCGGTGCTACGCGCGGTCGGCGCGACACCGCGCCAGCTGCGGCGGCTGGTGGGGCGCGAGACGCTGCTCGTTGCGACGGCCGCTGCAGTGCCGGGCGCGCTGCTGGGCCTGCTGCTCGGCAGGTTTCTGTACGGACGGTTCGTCGCCCTGGGCGCGGTGCCCGAGACGGTCCCGCTCGTCGTCGGACCCTTCCCCGTGCTGGCTGCCGTCGCGGCGACGGTCTCCGCGGCCTGGGTGGCGGCGTGGTTCTCGAGCCGGCGCATCTCGGGCCTGCGACCGGTTGCCGCGCTCGGCGAGGCGTCGGACGAGAAGCGCAGCCGAGGACGGTTGCGCGCGATCGTCGGGCTCGTGTTCGCCGCGGGGGGTGTCGTGCTGGCGCTCGTCTTGACGAAGGTCTCCACCGATGCGGCGGCCGGACCGCTGGCACCGCTGACTGCGTTGATGGGGGCGGCTGCGGTGACCCTGCTCGCTCCGCTGATCGCCCGCGTCGGTCTGGCCCTGATGACCCTGCCGATGCGGCCGCTGCGCGGGTCGGTGGGCCTGGCCGGTATGAACCTGCGTGCCGCGTCGGGGCGTACGGCGGGGATCCTCGGTCCTCTGACCCTGATGGGCGCGCTGGCGGGAACGCTGCTGTTCGCCCAGACGACGCTGCAAGGTGCGGCCGAGCAGGAGGTACGAGAGGGCACGGTCGCCGACCGTGTCATCGGCCCCGCCGTGCCGGACGACGCCGCTCGGGCGTTGCGGGAGACACCGGGGGTAGCTGCGGTGACCGAGGTGCTCCGCACCCGCGTGCGTGCGGTGAACACCCCGTTCACGGTCCAAGGCGTCACGACCGACGGGCTGTCGGACACGCTGGACCTGACGGTGACGGCGGGCTCGCTCGACGACCTCGTCGAGGACACCGTCGCTGCCAGTGAAGGCACCGGGCTCGCGGTGGGGGACGACCTCTCTGTGGCGATGGCCGACGGCTACCCGGTGACGCTGAAGGTGGTGGCCCTGTACGAACGCGGGCTGGGCTTCGGTGAGCTGACCATGGCGCACGCGCTGGTCGCGCAGCACGTGGACGACCCGTTGGGCGTCGCGCTCGTCTCCGCTCCTGGTGTGCCGGACACGCAGCTGCAGCAGGCGGTCGCGCCGTACGGTCTGACGCTCGGCGCCGCGGTGGACACCCCGGACACCACGAACGACAGCACGGTCAACTACATCGCGCTGGCGGCGATCGTCGGCTTCGCCGCGATCTCGCTCGTCAATTCGGTGGCGATGACCGTCACGGGTCGTTCGCGCGACCTCGAGCTGCTGCGCCTCGCCGGCGGGACGCGACGCCAGGTGCTGCGGACCCTGCGGTGGGAGACGCTGGCTGCGGTGATGCTGGCGATCGTGCTGGCTTTCGCGATCGCGGCGACCACCGTGACGGCGTACGCCGCGGGGATGACTGGCACCCCGACGCCCTACGTCCCGCCGGCACTGGCGGTGGCGGTGGCCGGGAGCATCGCGGTGCTGGCCCTGATCGCGACCTCGCTGCCGGCACGAGCCCTGCTGCGGCCGCCGCCTGGCCGGTGA
- a CDS encoding ABC transporter ATP-binding protein, which produces MSGAVVLDQVSKVYGKGGGAVAALREVSVTLPRGGFTAVMGPSGSGKSTFLHCAAGLDVPTSGTVRLGGTDLSEMSESALTRLRRERVGFVFQAFNLVPTLTVEQNVALPLTLAGRRAERGAVEDVLSRVGLAGRATHRPPELSGGQQQRVALARALITAPEVVFGDEPTGALDTVTARDVLGLLRETVDILGQTVVMVTHDPVAASYADRVLYLADGRIVDAVDSPTPAEVADRMTRLGAYA; this is translated from the coding sequence ATGAGTGGAGCAGTGGTCCTGGATCAGGTGAGCAAGGTGTACGGCAAGGGTGGCGGCGCGGTCGCGGCGCTGCGCGAGGTGTCCGTGACGCTGCCCCGAGGCGGCTTCACGGCGGTGATGGGACCGTCCGGCTCGGGCAAGAGCACGTTCCTCCACTGTGCCGCTGGCCTCGACGTTCCGACGTCGGGCACGGTGCGGCTCGGTGGCACGGATCTGTCGGAGATGAGCGAGTCGGCGCTGACGCGGCTGCGACGTGAGCGGGTCGGGTTCGTGTTCCAGGCGTTCAACCTGGTGCCGACGTTGACCGTGGAGCAGAACGTGGCGCTTCCGCTCACGCTGGCGGGTCGGCGAGCCGAGCGCGGCGCGGTGGAGGACGTGTTGTCGCGGGTCGGGCTCGCCGGGCGGGCGACACACCGACCGCCGGAGCTCTCGGGCGGCCAGCAGCAGCGGGTGGCACTTGCCCGCGCCCTGATCACCGCACCAGAGGTCGTCTTCGGTGACGAGCCGACCGGAGCGCTCGACACCGTGACCGCGCGCGACGTCCTCGGACTGCTGCGGGAGACCGTCGACATCCTCGGGCAGACCGTGGTGATGGTGACGCACGACCCGGTGGCCGCCTCGTACGCCGACCGGGTCCTGTACCTCGCGGACGGTCGCATCGTCGATGCCGTCGACTCGCCGACACCGGCCGAGGTAGCGGACCGCATGACGCGTCTGGGGGCGTACGCGTGA